The Tursiops truncatus isolate mTurTru1 chromosome X, mTurTru1.mat.Y, whole genome shotgun sequence DNA segment ggcctctcctgttgcggagcacaggctccggacgcgcaggctcagtggccatggctcacgggcttagccgctccgcggcatgtgggatcttcccagactggggcacgaacccatgtcccctgcatcggcaggcggactctcaaccactgcgccaccagggaagccccatatgtggtttttataggaaatacataaaatatagaaaaatacagaaaaattcacCAATCTTaccttatttaaaaacaaattgtttgAATAGATTGCCTAGGCTTCCCTGtcagattattatttttcttctttttattattttctattattcctgttattatttttcttccttttgtttttttttgaaaagttgaaTCTTCCTCAGAaacactggtttttatttttgattagcAAGTCTCTTTTTCTGCTAGTACCTTTAACTTTTTAagttatttcacattttaactaTAAGACAATATCGATTATAAGGTCATCGAATTCAGCTACTTCACTTTTTAGTACTAAAAACAGAAACCTCAACAACTAAAACTAGAAACCTTCTCATATGTCATATTGACAGAAGGGACATTTCTGGTTAAAAACTGAGAACCAAATTCTGAAGTTAGAGCTAAGTAGGGACCAAGTCAAATGTAACAGGCAGTTGCACAGTTGCTTCCATTTTGAAGATGGTTTTTAGTTCCAAGGGAAAGAAAGTGTATTGGAGCAAAGAGAATTAGCCTTTCCCTATTCCTTATTGCCTCTAGATGCATTTTGATGTTGATAACTCTGGGATGGTTTTGATCAGAAACTTTATGGCTGAGGAAATGTAATCCTTTCCTGAAAGTTGTTTAGAAACTCGTGGTTGCTCTTTAGCACAAATGTAAATGCTTTTGAAATAGAAATGGGTGTCGCCAGAGGGCAATTTATCAGCATGAGGCCGGTTTTCTTAACAGACTGCCAAGTAAGTGTTGGTCTAGTTGAGAGATCCTACCTATTACAGAGGAGCACATCCAAGTCCAGCTCCTATAACCGTACAGGCCTCGTTGTTTTCCTAAAGCCTGGCACAGGGGTGCTGAATCCAGGCTGAAGGCCTTAGTGTGTTTGCTTGGCAACCTGCGGGTCTTCCAGGCCTAGCTCGGTAAGAGTGCGATCATGGCTTCTGTTTACTATGGCTGGTCTTGGGGAGTTCTGAGTCAAGGCTGTGGGCAATAGAAGGCGTAGTCCATGCTTTCCAGGAACTTGCCTTCTGAAATGTGGCCTGCCCTCAGGGGAGGAAAGCACACATTCAAGCGCCCTCCCTCCGGTGATGCCCATGCCTGGGCTGCTGGGCGCTCCGCCTCAGATGGAGCTGTGATCCGTCTCGTCGTGGACCTCAGCCTCTCCCCGcgtcctttcctctcttctctcctcccttcccaccaTCGCCGCCCCATCAGCGGGCTCTGTGGTGGTATACTCACTTTCAGTAAACTGGGGAATTCAGTCTGAATCAATAGCTTCAGCTCCTCCTTCGACAGCTGGTTTGGATCACCTTCTTTGGCTGCGTATTTTTCAAAaatgctcttcagttcttcaggaAACTTGTTTGTACTCATTTTGGTGTCCTGTAAATTGGGAAAGAAATGAACTTACCAAAAAGGTGAAGTATTTTATACTGATGATTGCCAGAAGGAGTTGAGTGCTTTTGGGCTGTTTCCTTGGCATAGGtgagagagaataaagaaaaggggagaggggaagataaagaggaggaggaggagagacgGGGCGGGAACTGTGGGAATCACAATGTACCAGTGACTGAAAacgtgttttaaaaataatcatcaggcttccctggtggcgcagtggttgagaagtccgcctgccgatgcaggggacacgggttcgtgccccggtccgggaagatcccacatgccgcagtgcggctgggcccgtgagccatggccgctgagcctgcgcgtccggagcctgtgctccgcaacgggagaggccgcaacagtgagaggcccgcgtaccgcaaaaaaataaataaataaaaataatcatcttaGATAGGTTGTTAAATGTCTGTTTTTGGAGTATATCTGTTAGAAGATAGTCTTTGGAGCCGAATACTTTTACTAGTAATTAtgacatttttcactttttaggTACCTGTTCTGCACTCTGTAGGCTGTGGTCTTGAAGAAACCTGACCACAGCTTCTAGCCTCTTAAGTTACTGGTAATATCTTTAGATGGCACAAACCCACTTTTTCTCTAGACCGTGCTCTTTCACACCATTCTGAAAGGAAGCAGAAGCAGCTACAGGTAGTACTAAAAGCACACTTACCTGGTCGTCCAGCAGTGAGGCAGCTGGAAGAATCAAATAGGAGTGTGAGAAGCTGAGCAGGATCCTGCGACTTTTATAGTCTTTACACCTACACCACCCTGATTatgaaattttccttttgtttgccATTTAAGGGTAATTATTAATGGTTTTTGAAACCCAAGCCTAAGACTGCATGAGCTTCATAATTAAGGGCAAGATCCAATAAAGGGCCACCTCAACAGTTGCTTAATGGTTCAGAGTCCCAAGTATAAGCTTGGATTCTTTACCCCTTAGATTACATTTTCCCTACCATGTGGAACTAGGATATTTGCTCACTGTTCACATTTCAGAAAGCTAAAATACGGAGGGTTGTTGTTTTTCAATTTAGTTGCATATTTAggcttgaaaaaaataattttctgcacatcaagaaaaaaatgctgaaatagATAATCAAATACTACGTAGTTTAAAGAATTGCCTTATAGCCTTTGAAGTCCCTCTGATGTTTTGTACATATAAggtggttaaatttttttttaataaacatccactttttaaaaataaataaataaataatttggctgtgttgggtcttagttgctgcgcgcgggcttttctctagctgtggtgagcgggggctactcttcgttgcggtgcgcagtcttctcattgcggtggcttctcttgttgcggaacatgggctctaggtgcacgggcttcagtaggtgtggcatgcgggcttagtagttgtggctcgtggggtctagagtgctggctcagtacttgtggcgcacgggcttggtcgctctgcggcatgtgggatcctcccagaccagggctcgaacccgtgtcccctgcattggcaggtggattcttaactactgtgccaccagggaagtccctaggtggTTAAATttttgaataactgaatgaatgaataaaatatcattGAGAAGCAGGTTTAAGAAGTCGGGGGAAGATACACAATAATTTGTGGTTTCATTTGGCAAAGCAAGATTGCCAAATAGCATGGTcatttttcaactttttcattatttgttgTTCGCAtatgtgctttttatttcttttccttgccaaATCTATTTTGTTAATCATTCTAAAAACTCGTGAAAACCCTTGACTTACTTTTATTCAATTGGAATTACTTCAAACTTTTGAAACTGCCAGGATTTAAAATTGGAGACTAAATTCATTTCTCTTAGAAAGAGTTCTATTAAAGAATTAGGACATTTCCTGGGAACATTGATCCGATACTGATTGTAACTCACAAAAGGGGGTTCCAGATCAACTTTAAAAGCACTTATCAGCTTTTAAATACTTGTATATGTCCACACTTTTTATGGACcttttctatatttagttttctatGGCCCTTTGTTATATTGCAGACAAATTCAGGATTAAAGTATTGGACTGTATTTCTCTCTGAGgcttttcagttctaaaattcgAAGGCCTTATTTACCTTGGAGAACAAATGTGAAATCTTATATATAGAGTTCCTTAAAAGCTGCCACCAGTCCTGAGTCCTGATCAGTCCATGCACCTTAGCTGTCTTGTGTATGTTATTCTTGCTTTTATTGCAGATTATTTGACATTGGTATGCATCAGTACTGACTATGTATTAACTCACTTCTTAGAGTAAAGATGGGCATTTTGCTTTTAGCTGTAAGATTTACACAAAAATGTTCTGATTTTGGCAATGTAGTTTAATCAAGATTTTAGAGAATTTCTCGGGTTTTTATACTTATGCTCTGTCTTACCTGGGAGGAAGGAGGCTTTTGTTGAACAGTcgtgaaaatatctttttccgccagcatctttttaaaaaaatttcaaatctaCAGAAAATTTGCAGGAAGAGTCAATGAATACCAACCCACCTTTTGCCCAGATTCACTAATCGGTAACATttccacatttgctttctctttctatggatgaccccccccaaccccaaccaTTTGAGAATCAGTTACAGACATCCAGACACTAACCCCCTAAATAACTCAGCATCTTATCTTGTAAggacaaggacattctcttacacaACCACAATGCCATGATCACAGCCCGTACTCACATCTCCCCAGTTGTTGAAATAGCATCTTAAATTATCTGTTCTCTCAAATTACCGCTTGTGAGCTAAAATCAACATGGtagttgttttatttcttgagtCTACTGAAGAAATGATTTTAATAACTATATGTGATCTTAATaacaatataatatataactatatgattttaacaagtatatattgtatgagataatatatgttgTATACAACACATGAAATGTATATATGAACACacgtgtgtgtgagcatgtgtgtatataaaatgaaCCCTAAGAAAAACATTTGGAACAGTATTGGTTAACAGTCTTTTAGGCTACAAATCTCTAGTTTCAAGGGAAGACCTCTGATTAAAACAGGCCCAGTGCTGCTTGTTGTCAGAACTTAGGCTTGTGGTAAACGCTGACAGAACGGGAAAAACACCCCGTTGGTCCTCTTATGTTTTCACTTGCTCACCTCTGCAAGTCACATCTCTCgcctcttatttttctctttacctgTGGACTCAAGCGTGAGGGTAAACCTGCAGTGGGAAACGTGAAATCCACCAATAGATACTCTCATGAAACATTAACTAAAAATATGTGGAGATGGGCGATAAATACAGGGTGTGTTCAAAAGAGTGCATTTTGAAACCAGAGAAGGGGGAAAACATGACAGGCACAATATGGGTAATGGAAAAATGGAGAGGCAAAGGTTATTTCACCTCACCGTTCAATTGCTTGATCTTTGGACAGACTGCAGTTTTTCCTGGGAAAGCCAAGAGTAACTTATTTTACAAGCTTGGGGTACCACAGGTCTCCGTGGCCGGGTTACTGTGCTCAAAGGCCACAGCAGCAGTGCCTCAAAAAGCACCTCGGGAAGAGGGTAGTGTCAGCAGCCAGGCCCTGCGAAGCAAAATGGGTGTAAAATGCTGTCTGTGGGCTCGTGTTGTCTTTGATGCTGAGGTTTGGGAGAGACCGTGACTATTAAAGAGCAGCTGTCCCTAAAAGGGAGACCCCCGCCCATGACAGAGTTCACCTTTCGCTTCCAGCCTCTGCCCTGGGTGCCAGAGTTCGCAGAGGCCTCTTTATCAGAGCCTGGGACTATCGAGGGCTGCTTTTTCCCGTGGGCTGTGTGCTGCCCCCCTGCCCGACCCGTTAGCTCCAGAAATTCCGCAGTACCCGTGTGAAGTGGATGCCGCTGTTACCTCCAGTCTACAGAGACAGTCAAGGACGCATTCAAGGTCACGTCACTGGggactggcagagctgggattcaagtcCAGAGCCAGCCCGCACCGTCAGCCACCATGCCACCTGCCCTGTCTCAGGAGTAGGGCTTCTGTGAGGAGAGCTGGTCAATGTTAGTGTGAGGCTCAGAGGCAGGACTTAAGTGTCATGATCACACCTGAAGGTATAAGAATGTTCTTTTCCTAGTGGAAGTAATATAGACCTTATTTTACTGGTGGAAAAaaccaagttaaaaaaattagaggggcttccctggtggcacaatggttgagagtccgcctgccgatgcaggggacacgggttcgtgtcacggtccgggaagatcccacatgctgcggagcggctgggcccgtgagccatggctgctgagcctgcacgtccggagcctgtgctccgcaacgggagaggccgcagcagtgagacgcccgcgtaccgtaaaaacaaacaaacaaaaaaactagaaaatatctaCATATTTCTAGGACTGCTTAATGCTTTCACCATTGTAGATTCCATCCTCACGCTGCCCTGATGCTGCAGAGAGGTACCGGCCCTGTATCAGGTGAGAGGTGAGCTTGGGCACAGCGTACCTTGGCCTCAGAGCAGGCaactgcccctctccccttccgtCTGCGACTTGGTCTCAGAGACCCTCTACTTCTTGTAGGCCCACCGACCAGTCCCTGGGTCTCCTCTGTTAGTTTTTGATTAAAATCCAGGGAGATTTAATGATGGAACGCTTGATCCAAACCTGCCATTGTGCTGAACTCCGATGGTGCTAGAGAAGAAGATCTAGTCTTTGTGCGTGAGGAGCCCACACTTTAGTTTCTGAGAGGAGATGCATATACGAAATGATGGAGGAGGTTAAACTTGTATACGTTAAAggactgtattagtttcctattgctgctgtaacaaattaccaccaacttaGTGACAAATTTAGTTTTTTACAGGTCTGGAGCTCAGAAgcatttcttctggaggctctaggggagaatctatttctttgccttttccagcttctagagactgcCTGCTCAtggccctttcctccatctttaaagccagccATGTGGCCtcttccagtctctctctctccttctctctctgacctctgcttcgtTGTCACATTTCCATCTCTGATTCTGACCCTCCTGCTGCTTCTTATGAAGACCCTGTGGTTGCGTTGGGCCCACCCTGATAACCCCCAGATAAGTTTACCATCTCAAGAGGCTTAATTTAATCAGGCTGACACGGAAGGCAGCATATTCACGGTTTCTGGGGACTAGGacttggacatctttgggggggcTGTTATTCAGCCTACCGCTTATTGGAAAGGAATTAACACTGTGTAGGTCATTTGTTTGGTAGGGTGAGCATGACACTGGTATTAAGTATGGCACGGTGAGGAGAACTGGAGGGTGCCCCTAAAGTGCAAGCCCACGTGGGATGGTGGGGCGAAGCCATCTCAGGGAAAGTAGTGAAGAGGCGGTATGTATGTAGTGGCGtcgaggggaggggagcagaggtaGAAACCACGGGTCAGAATATGTGGGGAGAGCATAGACGGTTCCTGAATGAGGTGGAACCTGCGTGCCACATGGAAGGGTTTAGATTTGGTCTGCAACAATGGAGACTGCTGTAGCTGCCCAGCTACTGAAGATGGTCTGCTGGGAGGTAGGCTCCTCTAGTGTCCCCAAATGAAATGTCCAAAGGCAAGGGACTGGACAGAAGCTGGCCTTACCAGGGTTCTGTCAGGTAGGTCAGAAGGCTTGCACTCTTTCCCACACTGCCATTTAGGAATTTCATCTTTGGAAATTCCTTGGCAGtctaatggttaggactccgcactttcactgccgaggcccAGGCTTAgttccctgatcggggaactaagatcctgcaaaccggctctgtggccaaaaaaaaaaggaggggggaatTTCATCTTTGATAAGAGAACCTAACTTCCCTAGACTTCGTTGTTTAAGGCACCCAGGACTCCTGAAGTCTTGAA contains these protein-coding regions:
- the S100G gene encoding protein S100-G: MSTNKFPEELKSIFEKYAAKEGDPNQLSKEELKLLIQTEFPSLLKGPSTLDDLFQELDRNGDGEVSFEEFQVLVKKISQ